One window of the Candidatus Methylacidiphilales bacterium genome contains the following:
- a CDS encoding NfeD family protein gives MIGIVSLILAGILLLAAEIFLPGLIAGILGIVCLLGAAARAWSIYGANAGLSVLGAEFSLGIILFLLWMKYFPRSALGKVLSLDNTSAPRADENAGLLGSTGKTVSLLRPSGTARIQGRRVDVITEGQPIPPDTDIKVVKVDGARIMVRKL, from the coding sequence ATGATCGGAATTGTCAGCCTCATCCTCGCCGGAATCCTGTTGCTGGCGGCGGAAATTTTTCTTCCGGGCCTGATCGCCGGGATTCTGGGTATCGTCTGCCTGTTGGGCGCGGCCGCCAGGGCCTGGTCGATTTATGGCGCCAATGCGGGCCTTTCGGTGCTTGGAGCGGAGTTCTCCCTCGGCATCATCCTGTTTCTGCTTTGGATGAAATATTTTCCGCGTTCGGCGCTCGGCAAAGTCTTGAGCCTGGACAACACCTCCGCTCCCAGGGCGGATGAAAATGCGGGCCTGCTGGGCAGCACCGGAAAAACCGTGAGCCTGCTGCGTCCTTCCGGCACGGCACGAATCCAGGGGCGGCGGGTGGATGTGATCACCGAAGGGCAGCCCATTCCTCCCGACACGGACATAAAGGTTGTGAAAGTGGACGGCGCGCGTATCATGGTTCGCAAACTATAG
- the mqnC gene encoding dehypoxanthine futalosine cyclase gives MIAPLVQQKTVEKVLMGGRVTRDEARELYDLPLPELGRLADERRKQIKKGSYGGRGNEIVTYIIDRNINYTNVCNVYCKFCNFYRTEKDEDAYILTHGQIDEKIDELVALGGTQILMQGGHHPDLGIDFYLDLLGHIKARYPQVNIHGFSPPEFNHFASVFNMPMEEVIRRFKEAGLGSIPGGGGEILVNRIRERISPLKCDADQWLRVMELAHAQGLNSSATMMFGHVETVDDRLEHLQRLRDLQDRTHGFTAFICWTFQAEGTVLKAETVGSHEYLRMQALARIFLDNFDNVQASWVTQGPQIGQVALKFGANDYGSLMMEENVVSQAGASFRLTLDDIKRHITAAGYEPHQRNNWYQLLN, from the coding sequence ATGATAGCACCGTTGGTTCAACAGAAAACAGTCGAAAAGGTACTGATGGGCGGGCGGGTCACTCGTGACGAAGCCCGGGAGTTGTATGATCTGCCTCTGCCCGAGCTTGGGCGGCTGGCGGACGAGCGCCGCAAACAGATCAAAAAAGGCTCCTATGGCGGGCGCGGGAACGAGATTGTCACTTACATCATCGACCGCAACATCAACTACACCAATGTCTGCAATGTGTATTGCAAGTTCTGCAATTTTTATAGAACGGAAAAGGATGAAGACGCCTACATTTTGACCCACGGGCAGATCGACGAAAAAATCGACGAGCTGGTGGCATTGGGCGGAACGCAAATTCTCATGCAGGGCGGGCATCATCCCGATTTGGGAATCGATTTTTATCTGGATCTGTTGGGCCATATCAAAGCCCGCTACCCGCAGGTGAACATTCACGGATTTTCACCGCCGGAATTCAATCATTTCGCCTCCGTTTTTAACATGCCAATGGAGGAAGTGATCCGGAGGTTCAAGGAAGCGGGTTTGGGCAGCATTCCCGGCGGCGGCGGAGAAATTCTGGTCAACCGGATACGGGAACGGATTTCGCCCTTGAAATGCGACGCGGACCAGTGGCTTCGCGTGATGGAACTGGCGCACGCGCAGGGTTTGAATTCCAGCGCCACAATGATGTTCGGCCATGTGGAAACGGTCGATGACCGGCTGGAGCATTTGCAGCGCTTGCGCGACCTGCAGGATCGCACGCACGGCTTCACCGCTTTTATCTGCTGGACCTTTCAGGCGGAGGGCACTGTCTTGAAGGCGGAGACGGTGGGTTCGCACGAGTATCTGCGCATGCAGGCGCTGGCGCGCATCTTTTTGGACAATTTTGATAACGTTCAGGCTTCCTGGGTGACGCAGGGGCCGCAGATCGGACAGGTGGCGCTCAAATTTGGCGCCAACGACTATGGCAGCCTGATGATGGAGGAAAATGTGGTCTCGCAGGCGGGGGCGAGCTTCCGTCTGACCTTGGATGACATCAAACGCCATATCACGGCAGCCGGCTACGAACCCCACCAGCGCAACAACTGGTATCAGTTGTTGAATTAG
- a CDS encoding aspartate aminotransferase family protein: protein MPLDIKELVTSRLGENYDLHDQHVNRTLVKVLRTIGFDKVYARAQGAYLYDMDGRDYLDFLSGYGVFNIGRNHPGVQKVIRDVLDMDLPNMVQMDCALLSGLLAEALTKRTGPGLDAVFFCNSGTESVEGAIKFARCATGRTRILSLQNSYHGLSYGSLSITGNKNFQNGFGPFLPGAEQVKNNDLEDLESKLRAGDVACFIAELVQGKGVYIPDDDYFPKAQALCRKYGALFIADEVQTGLGRTGKFFAFQHWNLEPDILTIAKALSGGYVPAAAFVTRREIYQKVFSSLDRCVVHSTTFGRNNLAMACGLATLEILDDEKIVENAAKRGEQLIRRLRSLQEKHDIIKEIRGKGLMIAIEFKEPSSLKLKVAWKAVHAVDKGLFPQMVVTQLLSKHRILTQVAGHHMDVLKILPPLIIGDEEIERFVNALDDVVGNIASFPGPFWEFGSGLVKAAITSGYNKKAAAI, encoded by the coding sequence ATGCCTCTCGATATCAAGGAATTGGTTACTTCCCGACTCGGGGAAAATTACGATCTGCACGATCAACACGTCAACCGTACACTCGTCAAGGTGCTCAGGACAATCGGGTTCGACAAGGTCTATGCCCGCGCCCAGGGAGCTTATCTGTATGACATGGACGGGCGGGACTACCTCGATTTCCTCAGCGGTTACGGTGTCTTCAATATCGGGCGGAACCATCCCGGGGTCCAAAAAGTCATCCGGGACGTCCTCGATATGGACCTGCCCAACATGGTGCAAATGGATTGCGCGCTGCTCAGCGGGCTCCTGGCTGAAGCTCTCACCAAACGCACAGGGCCGGGTCTCGATGCGGTCTTCTTTTGCAATTCCGGAACCGAATCCGTCGAAGGCGCCATCAAGTTCGCGCGCTGCGCAACCGGCCGCACCCGCATTCTCTCATTGCAAAATTCGTATCACGGGCTGAGTTACGGTTCCCTTTCGATCACCGGCAATAAAAATTTCCAGAACGGTTTCGGTCCCTTCCTGCCTGGCGCCGAACAGGTCAAAAACAACGATCTCGAAGACCTCGAAAGCAAGCTGCGCGCGGGCGATGTCGCCTGCTTCATCGCCGAACTGGTGCAGGGCAAGGGCGTTTATATCCCCGACGACGATTATTTCCCGAAAGCCCAGGCGCTGTGCCGCAAATACGGGGCGTTGTTTATCGCCGATGAAGTGCAAACCGGGCTTGGCAGAACGGGCAAGTTCTTCGCCTTCCAGCATTGGAACCTGGAGCCTGACATTCTCACCATCGCTAAGGCGCTCAGCGGCGGCTATGTTCCTGCCGCCGCGTTTGTCACACGCCGCGAAATCTATCAAAAAGTTTTTTCCAGCCTCGACCGTTGCGTGGTCCATTCCACCACATTCGGGCGGAACAACCTGGCGATGGCCTGCGGCCTTGCGACATTGGAAATTTTGGACGATGAAAAAATCGTGGAAAACGCGGCAAAACGCGGCGAGCAACTCATACGGCGCCTGCGCAGCCTTCAGGAAAAGCACGACATCATCAAGGAAATACGCGGCAAGGGGCTCATGATTGCAATCGAGTTCAAGGAACCCTCTTCCCTCAAGTTGAAAGTGGCCTGGAAAGCGGTCCACGCCGTGGACAAGGGGCTTTTCCCGCAAATGGTCGTCACTCAACTGCTCTCGAAGCATCGCATTTTGACGCAGGTGGCCGGACATCACATGGATGTGTTAAAAATCCTGCCGCCGCTGATTATCGGCGACGAGGAAATCGAACGTTTTGTCAACGCGCTGGATGATGTGGTCGGGAATATTGCCAGCTTCCCCGGACCGTTCTGGGAATTCGGCTCAGGCCTCGTCAAAGCCGCCATCACCTCGGGTTACAACAAAAAAGCGGCCGCGATCTGA
- the floA gene encoding flotillin-like protein FloA (flotillin-like protein involved in membrane lipid rafts) → MSFIGIIIGVVVLVALVIIFNFFGLWIRAWTSGAPVSIMTLIAMRFRNIPSSLIVNARITAVRAGINVESRQLETHFLAGGNVNEVVRALIAADKAKLNLDFNSACAIDLATSGSGKSVFEAVRTSVNPRVIDCPNPASGKTTIEAVAKDGIGLRARARVTVRTNLGRFVGGATEETIIARVGEGIVTTIGSSDTYKDVLEAPDKISKTVLQRGLDSGTAFEILSIDIADLDVGENIGARLQADQAEADKRVAQARAEVRRAAAVATEQEMKARVEEMRAKVVEAEAQIPMAMAEAFRSGNLGILDYMKYKNIQADTAMRSAIATDSAPGTPKQS, encoded by the coding sequence ATGTCATTCATCGGGATCATTATAGGCGTCGTCGTCCTCGTTGCGCTGGTCATCATCTTCAACTTTTTCGGGCTCTGGATCCGGGCATGGACCTCCGGAGCGCCCGTCAGCATCATGACCCTCATCGCGATGCGCTTCCGGAACATCCCCAGTTCCCTCATCGTAAATGCCCGCATCACCGCCGTGCGCGCCGGCATCAATGTCGAAAGCCGCCAATTGGAAACCCACTTTCTCGCGGGTGGCAACGTGAACGAAGTAGTCAGGGCCTTGATTGCGGCCGACAAAGCCAAGCTGAACCTCGACTTCAACAGCGCCTGCGCCATCGACCTCGCCACCTCCGGTTCCGGTAAATCGGTTTTCGAGGCCGTGCGTACCTCGGTGAACCCGCGTGTCATCGACTGCCCGAATCCCGCCTCCGGCAAAACCACAATCGAAGCAGTCGCCAAGGACGGCATCGGCCTGCGCGCCCGCGCCCGTGTGACCGTGCGAACCAACCTGGGCCGCTTTGTCGGCGGCGCCACGGAGGAGACCATCATTGCCCGCGTCGGCGAAGGCATTGTCACGACCATCGGTTCCTCCGACACCTACAAGGACGTGCTCGAAGCTCCCGATAAAATCTCCAAAACGGTTCTTCAGCGCGGCCTGGATTCCGGAACCGCCTTTGAAATTCTTTCCATCGACATCGCGGACCTGGATGTCGGCGAAAACATCGGCGCCCGGTTGCAGGCGGACCAGGCTGAAGCCGACAAGCGCGTCGCCCAGGCCCGTGCGGAAGTCCGCCGTGCGGCTGCTGTCGCGACAGAACAGGAAATGAAAGCCCGCGTTGAGGAAATGCGCGCCAAAGTCGTCGAGGCGGAAGCCCAGATTCCAATGGCGATGGCCGAGGCATTCCGCAGCGGAAATCTCGGAATTTTGGATTACATGAAATATAAAAATATCCAGGCCGACACCGCCATGCGTTCCGCCATCGCCACCGACTCGGCGCCGGGAACTCCGAAGCAGAGCTGA
- a CDS encoding DUF5069 domain-containing protein, with translation MSKIIPLISSGVAGPLGVLHLPRLWLKVSLEARGKLADGYPGIGAGYDSMVIKGLGLTPEAVKDFISTKRPSYPEFEAWIAKQPGVKLDKANVHKLNLSIAGYIHDDATRKQILSENGLKDDGTVLSDAIDLNNLDDWCLFHQAELK, from the coding sequence ATGTCAAAAATCATTCCTCTTATCAGTTCAGGCGTCGCGGGGCCGTTGGGTGTGTTGCATCTGCCCCGTCTCTGGTTGAAAGTCTCACTCGAAGCGCGTGGCAAGCTGGCCGACGGATATCCCGGCATCGGCGCCGGCTACGACTCGATGGTCATCAAAGGCCTCGGCCTTACGCCCGAAGCGGTGAAGGATTTTATCAGCACGAAACGTCCGAGCTATCCCGAGTTCGAGGCTTGGATTGCCAAACAGCCGGGCGTGAAGCTCGACAAAGCGAATGTTCACAAACTGAATCTTTCCATCGCGGGCTACATCCACGATGACGCCACGCGCAAGCAGATCCTCTCCGAGAACGGGTTGAAGGACGATGGGACGGTGCTGTCGGATGCCATTGATCTCAACAATCTGGACGACTGGTGTCTTTTCCATCAGGCCGAGTTGAAGTAA
- a CDS encoding serine/threonine-protein kinase yields MGLQEPGDVIAGRYEVLSLLGVGGLGEVYLCLDRESQTRVAVKRLKDDKQIPASVIEQTQREAKVLSELRHRNIIRILDFSMDSRGYFFVLEFVDGPCLSEIIRNTPFDQNTFLHFATQCLEGLGAAHRRHLLHLDIKPANLMLHNYPNPNFTVKILDFGVARLVEETAHVGENEELYGSIYYISPEQLTQKPLDARSDLYSLGHVFYQSLSGAIAFPGVDEMMALAKAHLHQTPASLHDYKPDLDETLCQWVYWLLAKKPEDRPASDQAALFELTKIRLRLSKEARPEEFAIPEPEVEMESASVVPDKPAEKSFLGRLFNR; encoded by the coding sequence ATGGGCTTGCAAGAACCAGGAGATGTCATCGCGGGCCGTTACGAGGTCCTTTCCCTGCTCGGAGTCGGCGGGTTGGGCGAAGTCTATCTCTGCCTGGACAGGGAAAGCCAGACCCGGGTCGCGGTCAAGCGCCTGAAAGACGACAAGCAAATCCCGGCTTCCGTCATTGAGCAAACGCAGCGTGAAGCCAAAGTGCTCTCCGAGCTGCGGCATCGCAACATCATCCGCATCCTGGATTTTTCCATGGACAGCCGGGGCTATTTTTTCGTGCTGGAATTTGTGGACGGGCCGTGTCTGTCGGAAATCATCCGCAACACGCCTTTTGACCAAAACACCTTTCTGCATTTTGCCACGCAATGCCTGGAGGGCCTGGGCGCCGCCCACCGCAGGCACCTGCTGCATCTCGACATCAAGCCGGCGAACCTGATGTTGCACAACTATCCGAACCCCAATTTCACCGTCAAAATCCTCGACTTCGGAGTTGCCAGGCTTGTGGAGGAAACCGCACATGTGGGAGAAAACGAGGAGCTTTACGGTTCCATTTATTACATTTCACCGGAACAGTTGACCCAAAAGCCCCTTGATGCGCGCTCCGACCTTTATTCCCTCGGCCATGTCTTTTACCAATCCCTTTCCGGCGCCATCGCCTTCCCGGGAGTGGATGAAATGATGGCGCTCGCGAAAGCACATCTTCACCAAACCCCGGCCTCGCTTCACGACTACAAACCAGATCTGGATGAAACCCTGTGCCAATGGGTCTATTGGCTGCTGGCGAAAAAACCGGAAGACCGGCCCGCCTCCGACCAGGCTGCGCTTTTTGAACTCACAAAAATCCGCCTGCGCCTGAGCAAGGAAGCCCGGCCCGAGGAATTCGCCATCCCCGAACCGGAAGTGGAGATGGAGTCGGCGTCTGTGGTCCCAGACAAACCTGCCGAGAAAAGTTTTCTCGGACGGCTCTTTAATCGCTAA
- a CDS encoding HPr family phosphocarrier protein translates to MNKKVGVGGNASEKIMVILNKLGLHARPAAMFVRVANRFPCEITVEKDGEEVNGKSIMGLMMLAAGCGSRLKVIAAGDEAPQALKELEELIQRKFDEE, encoded by the coding sequence ATGAATAAAAAAGTTGGAGTTGGCGGCAACGCCAGTGAAAAAATCATGGTAATCCTGAACAAACTGGGCTTGCATGCCCGTCCGGCCGCCATGTTTGTCCGTGTCGCGAACCGTTTTCCCTGTGAAATCACCGTTGAAAAAGACGGCGAAGAAGTCAATGGCAAGAGCATCATGGGCCTGATGATGCTGGCAGCCGGTTGCGGCTCCCGTCTCAAAGTCATCGCTGCGGGCGATGAAGCCCCCCAGGCCCTCAAGGAACTGGAAGAACTCATCCAGCGCAAGTTCGACGAGGAATAA
- the ptsP gene encoding phosphoenolpyruvate--protein phosphotransferase has product MALHQSGTDLKIKGIPVSPGVVHGTLAILTREELSIPRRQIKPQEVPGEIARFESALVKTRQQILEIKEHLSASIGEKDASIFDAHLLVVEDGSLLEAVRKQVESRLLCVEHVFHHLIQNYAQTMRDMDDVYLQERAADILDVGRRILSNLMGTAMSDRYDLEKPCIILAHDLSPSDTAVLDRSKVLGFATDIGSRTSHTAIMARSLNIPAVVGLKEASQTLDNEVEVILDGYQGLLIINPSEQTKFEYGKIGEKRHLVEEKLGQLRGTEAVTRDGHKVIVSANVELPEDFHLIQAAGAEGVGLYRTEFLFLNRLELPTEMEQLEMYRKVIEAARPYPVIFRTLDVGGDKMLDHLGMSEELNPFLGWRAIRYCLERRDVFRTQLRAICRAGAGTKIRIMFPMVSTFEELLQAKELLRDVLIELGRENEGFSKEIEIGTMIETPAAAMIMNHLAREVDFVSIGTNDLIQYTLAVDRNNEKVAYLYQPTHPGIISLIRHIVTQAHEAKIWVGVCGEMAGEVILTPLLLGLGVDELSTGSVYISRIKSAIQNLNYEEMRKMADEVSMLNTAAQVMDRLKQVAVANFAELLD; this is encoded by the coding sequence ATGGCGTTGCATCAATCAGGCACTGATCTCAAAATCAAGGGCATCCCGGTTTCACCCGGAGTTGTCCACGGTACTTTGGCCATTTTAACACGCGAGGAACTCTCGATCCCGCGTCGCCAGATCAAGCCTCAGGAAGTTCCCGGCGAAATCGCCCGCTTTGAATCCGCGCTTGTCAAAACACGCCAGCAGATCCTTGAAATCAAGGAACATCTCTCCGCCTCCATCGGAGAGAAGGACGCCAGTATTTTCGACGCACATCTGCTCGTAGTCGAGGACGGCAGTTTGCTGGAAGCGGTGCGGAAACAGGTGGAATCCCGGTTGTTGTGCGTCGAGCATGTCTTCCATCATCTGATTCAAAACTATGCGCAGACCATGCGCGACATGGACGACGTGTACCTGCAAGAGCGGGCGGCGGATATTTTGGATGTCGGGCGGCGAATCCTCAGCAATCTCATGGGGACGGCAATGTCGGATCGTTATGACCTGGAAAAGCCGTGCATTATTCTTGCGCACGATCTTTCGCCTTCCGATACCGCGGTTTTGGACCGCAGCAAGGTTCTTGGATTTGCCACCGACATCGGCAGTCGTACTTCGCACACAGCCATCATGGCGCGGTCTCTCAACATCCCGGCCGTGGTCGGGTTGAAGGAAGCCTCCCAGACCCTCGATAACGAGGTGGAAGTGATCCTCGACGGTTATCAGGGCCTCCTGATCATCAATCCCAGCGAGCAAACCAAGTTTGAATACGGCAAGATTGGCGAGAAACGCCACCTGGTGGAGGAGAAGCTGGGACAATTGCGGGGCACTGAGGCCGTCACCCGTGACGGCCACAAGGTGATTGTTTCAGCCAATGTCGAGTTGCCGGAGGATTTTCACCTGATCCAGGCCGCCGGTGCGGAAGGTGTCGGGCTTTATCGCACTGAATTTTTATTTCTCAATAGACTGGAACTACCAACGGAGATGGAGCAGTTGGAAATGTATCGCAAGGTGATTGAGGCAGCGCGGCCGTATCCGGTGATCTTCCGAACCCTTGATGTCGGGGGAGACAAGATGCTCGACCATCTTGGAATGTCTGAGGAATTGAACCCGTTCCTGGGCTGGCGCGCGATACGCTACTGCCTGGAACGCAGGGATGTGTTCCGGACCCAGTTGAGGGCGATATGCCGTGCGGGTGCGGGAACGAAGATACGCATCATGTTTCCCATGGTCTCCACGTTCGAGGAACTTCTGCAGGCAAAGGAATTGCTTCGGGATGTGCTGATCGAGCTTGGGCGGGAAAATGAAGGGTTTAGCAAGGAAATCGAAATCGGAACGATGATCGAGACCCCGGCAGCCGCCATGATTATGAACCATCTGGCCCGCGAAGTTGATTTTGTCAGCATCGGCACGAATGACCTGATCCAGTACACGCTGGCGGTTGACCGCAACAATGAAAAGGTGGCGTACCTTTACCAGCCGACGCACCCTGGAATTATCTCGTTGATCCGGCATATTGTGACCCAGGCGCATGAGGCGAAAATATGGGTCGGCGTTTGCGGTGAGATGGCGGGTGAAGTCATTCTGACGCCGCTGCTTCTGGGGCTGGGGGTTGACGAACTCAGCACCGGATCGGTTTATATCTCACGCATCAAAAGCGCCATTCAAAACCTGAACTATGAGGAAATGCGCAAAATGGCGGATGAAGTCTCCATGCTCAATACTGCTGCGCAGGTCATGGATCGGCTCAAGCAGGTTGCCGTTGCCAACTTTGCCGAATTGTTGGATTAG
- a CDS encoding serine protease, protein MKRILCLILVCISPVCWSEPAAITAQSPLPAPTPAKPSLIYVIPIRDDIDTSMVFIVRRGIKEAIDKQADAVILHMDTNGGRIDNTEEIIAILNHFQHQDQLYTYIDTKAFSAGAFIASATHKIYMAPSAVIGAATPIIMSSGGGGVETVSKSVEEKMTSAVRGLVRANAERQGHNPAVFDAMVDREQGLLIDGKELLPKGKLLTLTSKEAEARYGNPPQPLLSAGTVSSLDAFITEIGGGQAKVLKIEPTGFEQLGRFIVMISPFLLAGALLCGYIEFKTGGFGVFGISAVALALVFFFGQYIAGLSGYEYVMMFFFGVLLLAIELFVLPGHILPGLAGAALILISILKAMVDKYPTDPVMPTMPQLEIPMTKLGISFAITLAGMWVLAKVLPKTPLYHRLVLQTVNPTTTAEEPSGIGVGDTGMSLTLLRPSGTADFGHGPVDVITLGDFIQSGQRIRVIQTEGGHIIVEAA, encoded by the coding sequence ATGAAACGCATCCTTTGCCTCATCCTCGTCTGTATCAGCCCGGTCTGCTGGTCTGAACCCGCTGCCATTACCGCCCAGTCACCACTGCCAGCCCCCACCCCCGCCAAGCCTTCCCTCATTTATGTCATCCCCATCCGCGATGATATCGACACTTCCATGGTCTTCATTGTCCGGCGCGGAATCAAGGAGGCCATCGACAAGCAGGCGGACGCCGTCATCCTGCACATGGACACCAACGGCGGGCGGATCGATAATACGGAGGAAATTATTGCCATTCTGAACCATTTCCAGCATCAGGACCAGCTTTACACCTACATCGACACCAAGGCCTTTTCCGCCGGTGCCTTCATCGCCTCTGCGACCCATAAAATCTATATGGCACCCAGTGCCGTGATAGGCGCGGCCACGCCCATCATCATGTCGTCCGGCGGCGGCGGCGTGGAAACCGTATCCAAAAGCGTCGAGGAAAAAATGACTTCAGCCGTCCGCGGCCTGGTCCGGGCGAATGCCGAACGGCAGGGCCACAATCCCGCCGTCTTCGACGCCATGGTGGACCGCGAGCAGGGGCTGCTCATCGACGGTAAGGAACTTCTCCCCAAAGGCAAACTGCTGACTCTCACGAGCAAGGAAGCCGAAGCCCGGTATGGCAATCCGCCCCAGCCTCTTTTAAGCGCCGGGACTGTATCCAGCCTCGACGCATTCATCACAGAAATTGGCGGCGGGCAGGCCAAGGTGCTGAAAATCGAACCCACGGGCTTTGAACAACTCGGCCGCTTTATTGTCATGATCTCGCCTTTTCTGCTCGCCGGAGCTTTGCTCTGCGGGTACATCGAATTCAAAACCGGCGGCTTCGGAGTTTTTGGAATCAGCGCGGTGGCTCTGGCCCTGGTCTTCTTTTTCGGCCAATACATCGCCGGATTGTCGGGCTACGAATACGTCATGATGTTCTTTTTTGGCGTATTGTTGCTGGCCATTGAATTGTTCGTATTGCCCGGCCACATCCTTCCCGGTCTGGCCGGCGCGGCGCTGATTCTGATTTCCATTTTAAAAGCCATGGTGGACAAATATCCCACGGATCCCGTGATGCCCACCATGCCGCAACTGGAGATTCCCATGACCAAGCTGGGGATCTCATTTGCGATCACACTGGCCGGCATGTGGGTGCTGGCAAAAGTTTTACCCAAGACACCGCTCTATCACAGGCTGGTGCTGCAAACGGTCAACCCCACGACGACCGCCGAGGAACCCAGCGGCATCGGAGTTGGCGATACCGGCATGAGTCTGACCCTTTTGCGCCCCAGTGGAACAGCCGACTTCGGGCACGGACCGGTCGATGTCATCACGCTCGGTGATTTCATCCAATCCGGACAGCGTATCCGCGTGATCCAGACGGAAGGCGGCCATATCATCGTGGAGGCGGCATGA